The following is a genomic window from Microtus pennsylvanicus isolate mMicPen1 chromosome 3, mMicPen1.hap1, whole genome shotgun sequence.
TCTATGGGTACAGAGGGATGGAATTAGGAGTTGTTTTGTTGCTACATtcttttagcagaacagtagtactTGGCTTTCTACTAGGCCCATGGCCTATCTAGTCGCAAGTTCTAGGTCATCTGAGTAATGACAAGTGTGGGCTTTATCTCTTGGAACTGGTCTTAAATCCAACCATAAAGTTGTTAGTTTATGCCCACAAGTTTTGTGCTATGACTACACCAGCTTATCTCGCAGGCAGAAATCACCAGTGCAGATTGAAGGGTTTGTAGTAGGGCTGGTGTTTACCTTTCCATgctggtccacctgcctctgtttcctggatgatagaataaaggtgtgcatcacGACAACCCAGCTAAGTTTTTATTATCTCATTCTGTTAATTTCTTgtgcatttaatttaatttcaaattttgtttgcaGCTGCACATGTGTcctgggggggcagggaaggtgtGCTATTTTAGAgcattttatttgagacagtgtttccagttgtgtagaacttagtttaatttcaaatttttaaagattttttttaaaatatttattttatttatttattatgtatacaatattctgtctgtgtgtatgcctgcaggccggaagacgGTACCAagcctcactacagatggttgtgagctaccatgtggttgccgggaattgaactcaggacctttggaagagcaggcaatgctcttaacctctgagccatctctccagccccccccctttttttttttttttgaagacagagtttctctgtagctttggagcctgtcctggaactagctcttatagcccaggctggccttgaactcacagagatctgcctacctctgccacccgagtACTGGAGTACTGCCTTTAGGTTTTCCAGTTTGGTAGAgtacggatttttttttttttttaaatctttctccgTGTGACAACAGCCCTGGATGTTcgaggaccaggctggctttgaacgcCACCTACTTTTTTGCCtatcttgtgctgggattaaaggtgtgtgccgccactgcccaatttcaaactatttttttcttttttatctttttcatgtGTGCATTCGTGTTTTGCCTGTATGGTGTTTGTGTAAAGGTATCAGATCCCCGGAAACTGGCATGACAGGCAATTATGAGCTGCTATTtaggtgctgggtattgaacctgtgtcccccggaagagcagccagtgctcttaaccgctgagccctctctccaagcCCCCAAACTAAAActaccttttttccttttgagacagtgtttctctgagtgcaacagtcctggctgtcctgaaactctgtagaccaggctgacctcaaattcactgagatccacctgcctctgtctcctgagtgctgggattaaaggcgtgcaccaccgtcGCCCTGTCAAATTACTTAAATATAAACAGCCCAAGACCCACCTGCTTAGGGATGGTATACCACCTGCATAGTGGGCTAGGCCTTCCAGCTTCAGATAGCGATGAAGAAAATGCCCGCAAGGCAATTCTTCCTGTGAGAATCCCTTTTGCCAGATTTGTGTCAAGTGGATAAAAACTAACCAGCTGGGTGGTGCGCACGtgcgtgtgatgtgtgtgcatggaagtcagaggacaatttgggaGAGTCAGTTCtatccttctaccacgtgggtcctagggattgaactgaggtAATCAGGTTTAGCAGCGAGGACCTTTATCCTCTGAGTATCTCGAGGCCAAAAAGATTCTTCGTAACACGTGCTAGTCTGGAACTACCTATGCACCAGAGGATGACCTCCAATTCAAACTCCTCAGAacgcctgcctcagtctcccaaatgctagagTTGGGGCTTATGTCAGCACGAACTCACTAGGACCTCTTGGCCCAAAGGTTTGAGACCAATTGCATACAGAGTGAGGGCGTGTTCTGCTCACCACCTAACAAGCACCCCCAACTTAAGGAGACCAAAATCCTTCTAAAGCGATGATGTAAGGTAtaaacagaaagcagagctggCGTTGAGTCTGCGGAGGCCATGCTCATGGAACAAGCGTCGCCAGAAGCTAACATAGAAGTACCGCCAGCACCTGGCCGGTCGCCACAGAGCTTTGATGGACACCTCCCGATCAGGATCCAACCCAGGACCCACCACTGACGGGTTTCGCCTACACCAGCCTGATCAATAGGCGACACGAGACAAGCACTGGAGTAGGGAGGACTGCAGGCGGTCCCACAGAGGACCCGCAAACCTCCCCGTTTAGTCATCTTAATTTTTGCCTGAAAAATTGCTTCATCATTTCAGGCCTGTCATTTCCCCATCCCCAACTCCAGTGGTTAATAACAGATACGGAGAAGTTTCACAAAATTCTAGTCAGCGTTAGTGTGCTTTCTAACAGATTAGGCATTCGTCCGGGCAGCTCCCCTCTTTGGGACCCTTTACACAGCATTCCGCGGGTTTGGGGCCGAACATAGGCTCCAGCCAATGAGCTTTGCCGAAATGAGAGGTGGGTGGGACCAATGCTTAAAGGACCCGCATCCTGTGAGTAGCATAGAACGTGATACGGATGATGGCGGCCGGCGCGGCCATAGCCTTGGCCCTGTGGCTACTCCTGCCAGCAGTAGGAGTGGGAGAGGCGGGGCCGCCGCCCATTCAGGACGGCGAGTTTACATTTCTGCTTCCTGCAGGGAGGAAGCAATGCTTTTACCAGTCCGCGCCGGCCAATGCTAGTTTAGAGACCGAGTACCAGGTGAGAAGGTCCAGGGCTCGGGACGCTGCGTAGGACAAGGGGGTGTGGCCAGCAGGAGGGGCGTGGAGTGGGCGTGGCCGGGATGCCTATCGTCTCCTGGGCTAGGGGAGTTCCGAGCTGGAAGCTCTTTGGGTAGGGTTCAGGGGAATTCCCTGGTGGCTAGAGGGTCCGCGACCCACTATATATTTGCAGCCAGGTGGACACCCACCTTGGACTGCTAAAGGGGGTGGTGGGGTGGCCTGATGAAAGACCTCGCGTGGAACGTTTTAGGGACCAGGAAGGAACCTTGCAGGTGCGGATGTCGGTGCTCAGATAGGCCCTTAGGGcagcgagatggctcaatgggtaaaagaaCTCGCAGCTAAACTAAACCCGATGTCCCGAGTTTCCTAACTATGGTGGAGGttgagaactgactcctgcatgCTGCCCTATGATCCCCACAGGCTACCCTCCTACCCCAAACATACATGGTTTGTTTTGAAGATAGGCTCCTAGTGGTTGTATGGGTATTTTCCAGTTCGGTTCAACCCAGTCCTTCTGTGGAAGATAGGCTGGGCTCAAACCTGCCCATTCCCCAACTCTTACCTGTTCTTCAGGTGATTGGAGGTGCGGGGCTGGATGTGGACTTCACCTTGGAGAGCCCTCAGGGTGTGCTGTTGGTCAGTGAGTCTCGAAAGGCTGATGGGGTGCACACGTGAGTGAAGTCTTGCCCTGTCTTGGTTCAGTTACAGCCCTGCAGCTCCCCAGTGGCCTCGGGTTACCATCCTACTGGCTCCACAGACCAGCTGGCTGGTCACTCCAGGGTCACGTCTGTGTCTCATCTGTCTGCCCAGGGTGGAGCCTACTGAGGCTGGGGACTACAGGCTATGCTTTGACAATTCCTTCAGTACCATCTCAGAGAAGCTAGTGTTCTTCGAGCTCATCTTTGACAGTTTCCAGGATGAGGAAGAGGTGGAAGGTTGGGCTGAGGCTGTGGAGCCAGAGGAGATGCTTGATGTCAAAATGGAAGACATCAAGGTgagttgagtgtggtggtgcatgcttgtaatcccagcactcaggaggttgaggcagcattccagtgagttcaagaccaacctgggctatagcAAGAACCcatctcacaaaaccaaaagggCTAGGgacagttcagttggtagagtgataCCCTAAGACACATGAAGTTCCTACATAAAACCAGTATGGGTTACACTTGGATgcaagaggatcacaaattcaaggccacccttgacTTGCATATAAAGACCAGCCTTTGACACAAAAGATCCTATTTTAAAGTCTGGTGAAATGGTTTAGCAGGCAGGCAAAGGCaactgccaccaagcctaactACCTGCTGAGACCTACacagtggcaggagagaactgatccctgcaagctgtcctcttacctccacatgGACGCACAGTATGTGCACCCTCTGACCCATAAGAAAAAAAGGCCttacctaaaaacaaacaagaaaacatcatggggaaaaatggaaaaaacaaaaaatactgggTTTCTAGGAAAGGATGTGAGACATAAGACCAGAGAGGCAAATTAACTTGCTGACAGTCACACAGGCAGTGAACGGCACGAGTGAGGATTTGGCTTAGGCAGCCTGACCCTGTCTTTGTGACTTGGCAGGAATCCATAGAGACGATGAGGACCCGGCTGGAACGGAGCATCCAGATGCTGACTCTGCTACGAGCCTTTGAGGCACGTGATCGGAACCTTCAGGAAGACAACCTGGAGCGGGTCAACTTCTGGTCAGCTGCCAATGTGGCTGTGCTGCTGTTGGTGGCCGTCCTGCAGGTCTGCACACTCAAGCGCTTCTTCCACGACAAGCGTCCTGTACCCACGTAGCCCCGGCCACGGAGGATGAGTCAAACAGTGGAGGCCTCCCCAGACTCAGAGAGGACCCCGTGTATCCATCCCTTCCTGGTGAGCAGGGAGTGCAAGTGGATTGCAGACCCCTTGGATGGGGAGGCTCAGCACCAGTGCCTGTTCGTCGGAAGCTGAAGTGTTAGGCGCAGCGGTGTGGGGCTATATGGCTCACAGATGCCCTGGCTTCTCCTGACATCGTGCCTTAGCTTAAGTCTTCCAGCCATCAGGATGGGTCAAGCTGTGCAGCTGCCCCTGGCCCTTACCCCAGCTGGACACACCCCAACCGTAATGTCTCTGCTCACTCCTGGGGAGAAGCCTACTTTGCTAGGGTCTGGGAAGGAGACACACCTGCAGAGTTCTTGCCAGgacagtcatttttatttgatagGAAAGAGCCCTGGCTCCTCGGCCCAGTGGGAGCCAGCTGGTTGGGGAGACTGATGACAGAATTCCAAGAGgaacccttccttctctctgggtGCAGCCCACCAGAGTCTACCTACAAGCCTCAAGGAACAAAGGGCATCTGTCCTGGGCACTCGGGTCAATAAATTATGGTCAGAAAAATTAATAGTGCCTGGTGACTTGGGATCAGGGACAGCAGCTTGGGACAGACCTAGCCtcaagccaggcagccaggaaggcGGGAGGGCACTCCCACGAAGCTCAGAAGAAAGGCCGGGCAGGAGCCGATGGAGGTGGTCGCCTGGCACGAAAGAAAAAGATCATAAAGCAAAGTTGAACCATGTCCCCTATAGAGCTAATGGGGGACCTGGAAGTGGGCCTGGCCACAGTGCCGTTCGGGGTAGTGGCTAGAATTTCTGTTTCCTATGAGCACCGAGAGAGGGGGTCCTATTCCCGGAGTGGTAGAGAGGTGTTCAGAAGAAATGACAGGAGACACATGTAAGTGAGGGAAGTGTGGACAGTCTCCCCCTGGCCTGGGACAGACACAAAAGGCCCACACACAGAGCCACCAGCGGGGCTTccctttattttagtttattaataGGATATACAGAGGCAGGCACTTAACAGTGGTCAAACCAAGCAGTGGGGACAGGATCTGTACAGAGGCACCAGGCCCACCCTGTGGGGATGGGCCAGCTGGGAGCCACAAGGCCCCTGATGTTTCCCCAGTTCACACAGCCCAAACCACACCGGGGCTGAGGAGAGTGAGGCAGGCCAGAGCTGAGGTGCTCCAGGCCTGAGGAAGGCACAAAGGCACCTCTGGCTATCGAGACTGGGCTGGGCTCAGGTTGTGTGGTTAATATGGCcaaagaagatatatatatatacaacttgAGCCAGGTAGGTGGCCAGCATTGGGCCTGTTGGGCCTGGCTCACTCCTGAAGAGCCCTTAGGAAAAGTTGGACAGTTGCTGTACCCCAAGAAAGAACAAAGGCTTACAGTCTGTAGAGAAGCCCCTGGTAGAGTTCCCCTACACCAGCCTGGATCTTTCTTTCCAGATGGTCCCAAGGATGCAGTTCCTACTGCCAACCAGACAGTTCTCCTCAACCCAAAGTGCAAAGCCCCCATGTCCTGTTGTCTGGGACCCCACCCACCCCCTCATTGTCATGTCCACCAGGCTAGGGAGGAAAGGGTAGGGGTTGCCCACAGGAGCCTGGTCCCACCATGGGAGGGGGACAGTAGTGGGGCCCAAACCAAAGCTCTCCTGCACTGTGGGTGCACGAGGACCCCCCagaacactgccccctgcagccTAGTCGAGCAGGGACGGCTCGGCCGGGCGGATAATGGTAGGCCGACTGGGCGCAGCGGGTGCTCTTCTGCTGCAAAGAGAGTAAGACATGGGGAGGTGGAGGGCAGTGAGGCCAGACGCAGGGTGAGGATGAGGACCCCACCCATCCAGCCCTCCCCAGGTGCTCCCAAAGTTGGGGCGCCAGGTATTACAGGTATTTTCCTGGTATCTCCATGTTACTAGCTGGCTTGGGTAGCACAGGCAAGTTCTGGGCCAAgaggggtctggggactgaactctggtcacaaggcttggtagcaagcacttttaccagaTGTGTCATCTTGCCCACTTCCCTGCCCTCCTCGGACCTCAGAAATGGAGACCGGAACCTAGCTGACCAGGTATTAGTGATAACCTAGGGTTAGGGGGACATGAAACCTGCTGCTTAGAGGACAGGCCAGGAGCCATGAGGTCAGCTGATCCATTGTCCTATGGCACTGGCTAAGTGGGATTGGCCCCTCTAGGGCTCAGTTTCTCAGCACACAAGCAGCAATGCCTGCACTACTCGATGTCTTGTTCGGGCTACACTGGAAGTCATCAGAATGGAGGCAGTCAGAGTCAACAAAGGAACCCCAGGATGCAGGCTGTGGGCCTTACCTGGGCACTCCTGGAGGGATACCAGGGGGAATCCGTGCTGGCCGAGATGGTATCTGAGGTGGTGCTGAGAAAGGGTCGTTGTTGGCAAATGCGTTCTGTGGTCCAGGCCGGGATGGGATGGGGGGTGCTGAGAAGGAGGCTGCAGGCCCCACAGGCACAGGAATCAGGGGAGGCCCTGGTGTGGGACCCCGCACGGCAGGAGGCCGGCCTGGTGGGTGTACACTGGACACAGGTCGGCGCTGTGGAGTGGGgctgtg
Proteins encoded in this region:
- the Tmed1 gene encoding transmembrane emp24 domain-containing protein 1 is translated as MMAAGAAIALALWLLLPAVGVGEAGPPPIQDGEFTFLLPAGRKQCFYQSAPANASLETEYQVIGGAGLDVDFTLESPQGVLLVSESRKADGVHTVEPTEAGDYRLCFDNSFSTISEKLVFFELIFDSFQDEEEVEGWAEAVEPEEMLDVKMEDIKESIETMRTRLERSIQMLTLLRAFEARDRNLQEDNLERVNFWSAANVAVLLLVAVLQVCTLKRFFHDKRPVPT